A single Drosophila miranda strain MSH22 chromosome XR, D.miranda_PacBio2.1, whole genome shotgun sequence DNA region contains:
- the LOC108152179 gene encoding ubiquitin carboxyl-terminal hydrolase 47 isoform X1 codes for MTDKEIEQCTVSVFDQTPGSEEKKINVVVRPHFTVQRVIELIGTQFPCGKFELILQPHEGKDLVHLNALDTQLLYDVNGFERQQKNHLVLLPSGSWDGDVTKRFELPMKKAQVGVSPKDPTTKSSDQKSKTSATGEKKKKVGEKTKKKSSSGSSSPRKTKATSEDSASSPKAGANSEESPKAGGTAEEKPKPSSSSEKSPKTGGCSEDKPKAGSSSEDSIKASSNSEGKPRPGGSSEDRSKTIAEVNSEDAIDVRPEESSDVSPVHAKLVFKEKEKTTSDACYDLPMDELNKAVTHDLMSPVDDLPSELFNVSPVSDAEPLSDDDLALGASASPTLMGAGYDFGPAVGDGEGSVGEGDQAAGGEDAGEVSGLSKFYRRKYGGDELPSWQRMNSTAADLVASATTETEPRPTAGPKGYVGLVNQAMTCYLNSLLQALYMTPEFRNALYRWEFDNDNEAKNIPYQLQKLFLNLQTSPKSSVETTDLTRSFGWDSTEAWQQHDIQELCRVMFDALEQKFKNTKQANLISNLYEGKMNDYVKCLECNTEKTREDTFLDIPLPVRPFGSNSAYGSIEEALRAFVQPETLDGNNQYLCEKCKKKCDAHKGLHFKSFPYILTLHLKRFDFDYTSMNRIKLNDRVTFPQTLNLNTFVNRTANGEQYQMNGGTAAEDCSTADSGSTIEDDNLSSGVGTTASSSQHENDLNDEDEGIDMSSSTSKSAKQGSGPYMYELFAIMIHSGSASGGHYYAYIKDFDSNEWFCFNDQNVSSITQEDIQRSFGGPNGSYYSSAYTSSTNAYMLMYRQVDGKRNEHTAKAADFPEHIKTLLPKLHSEEETRVARIGRHITVTDLALPELYKPRVYFYNPSLKKMKITRVYLSQSFDINLVLTSAYEMLNVEQFAPIARCRLVAYNSAMDTIIQSLESYTDPALTELRAAQNYNLDFLLEYRAEDQTFETYEPDGITWYVFMVDLSTMAMDGPFLVYSAAREREPSDVLRHSIAVRLHINEQQFLLSTVRGAVPKAFVVYDPHPTPDAQQQLQNLANSQFKYITYFYLNVPNTDAASLEMLGVPISECRLEPPPSSGADVVDAAMMNGVGSGQDLSCNDSEWRRYKRDLLEPLNQPSHGQESNSEDSSLSDGDRTLVEAENITNRGGGDSQVSSTSHSPQLSSPEDEAASHDAMMRVHAYCNGSYTAADAVEPILLPTSTTHFFHACKVECVDVTSSSSSSHQSDDEAQLRKPTRAYKLLVGTHMRMAAFKQHIEQLIQVPSAYFKLQRKHENNVSISQTTSLVYLTEGETLTVELGKTLQSDEYKAKIQFLRLADVDNETSRLPCACEWVYNGSTTVEQAKQELVAKLHRMDTKYSTLTVDNCRMWLKGGRSSIKILANDEHLFSDISSTITTEFILQECEEGVDPQPKDDSLTIFVRRWCPSKLEFGKFQEITLENDSEIRQSLSEISSIAVDKLSYMKVNSNFPCTSISALSVNESTSWYSVPTTRDKYPLSTTQAGSIFLYKDKSIPVRELTLEERRQIDAREKARLDRLGCVTTTRYSQRRERALKIYVDSSEKANNATASAPMDAHVDN; via the exons ATGACAGACAAGGAGATCGAGCAGTGCACCGTTTCTGTCTTCGACCAGACCCCAGGCTCGGAGGAAAAGAAGATCAATGTGGTGGTGCGGCCGCATTTTACAGTCCAGCGGGTCATAGAACTGATTGGCACCCAGTTTCCCTGCGGAAAGTTTGAGCTTATTCTACAGCCCCACGAGGGCAAGGATCTG GTCCACTTAAACGCATTGGACACTCAGCTGCTGTACGATGTGAACGGCTTTGAGCGACAGCAGAAGAATCATCTGGTACTGCTACCCTCCGGCAGCTGGGATGGTGATGTGACCAAGCGCTTCGAGCTGCCCATGAAGAAGGCTCAGGTGGGGGTCAGCCCCAAGGACCCAACCACCAAGTCCAGCGATCAGAAGTCCAAGACATCAGCCACTGGcgagaagaagaaaaaggtGGGCGAGAAGACAAAAAAGAAGTCATCATCGGGCTCATCGTCACCGAGAAAGACAAAGGCAACGAGCGAGGACTCTGCTTCCAGCCCTAAGGCAGGGGCAAACTCAGAAGAGAGTCCAAAGGCAGGCGGCACCGCAGAGGAGAAGCCAAAGCCCAGCAGCAGCTCAGAGAAAAGTCCAAAGACAGGAGGCTGCTCAGAGGACAAGCCAAAGGCCGGAAGCAGCTCAGAGGATAGTATAAAGGCAAGTAGCAACTCAGAGGGCAAGCCAAGGCCAGGGGGCAGCTCAGAGGACAGGTCAAAGACCATAGCTGAGGTCAATTCAGAGGACGCTATTGATGTCAGGCCAGAAGAAAGTTCTGACGTCAGTCCGGTCCATGCCAAACTAGTTttcaaggagaaggagaaaacTACTAGCGATGCCTGCTACGACCTGCCCATGGACGAGCTAAACAAGGCGGTGACACACGATCTGATGTCGCCCGTCGACGATCTGCCCTCGGAACTGTTCAACGTGAGTCCCGTCTCGGATGCAGAACCACTGTCGGACGATGACCTGGCCCTGGGCGCCTCGGCCAGTCCCACACTGATGGGAGCCGGCTATGACTTTGGACCAGCAGTCGGCGATGGTGAGGGGTCAGTCGGTGAGGGTGACCAGGCAGCCGGTGGCGAAGATGCAGGCGAAGTTTCGGGTCTGTCCAAGTTCTATCGACGCAAGTACGGCGGCGACGAGCTGCCCTCGTGGCAGCGCATGAACTCCACGGCGGCAGATCTAGTGGCATCGGCCACCACGGAGACTGAGCCTCGACCCACTGCTGGCCCCAAGGGATACGTGGGACTGGTGAATCAGGCCATGACCTGCTACCTGAACAGTCTGCTGCAGGCGCTCTACATGACGCCAGAGTTCAGGAACGCCCTGTACCGATGGGAGttcgacaacgacaacgaggCGAAAAACATCCCATATCAGCTGCAGAAGCTGTTCCTCAATCTCCAGACATCGCCCAAGTCCTCGGTGGAGACCACGGATCTGACGCGCAGCTTCGGCTGGGACTCGACGGAAGCCTGGCAACAGCACGACATCCAGGAGCTGTGCCGTGTCATGTTCGATGCATTGGAGCAAAAGTTCAAGAACACCAAGCAGGCGAATCTCATCTCGAACCTCTACGAGGGCAAGATGAACGACTACGTGAAATGTTTGGAGTGCAATACGGAGAAGACGCGCGAGGACACCTTCCTGGACATACCGCTGCCGGTGCGTCCGTTTGGCAGCAACTCTGCCTACGGCAGCATTGAGGAGGCCCTGCGCGCCTTCGTCCAGCCAGAAACGCTCGATGGGAACAATCAGTATCTCTGCGAGAAGTGCAAGAAGAAGTGCGATGCCCACAAGGGGCTGCACTTCAAGTCCTTCCCCTACATCCTGACACTGCACCTGAAACGCTTCGACTTTGACTACACGTCCATGAACCGCATCAAGCTGAACGACAG AGTGACCTTCCCGCAGACGCTCAACCTGAACACGTTTGTCAATCGCACTGCAAACGGCGAACAGTACCAAATGAACGGCGGAACAGCGGCGGAAGATTGCAGCACAGCGGATAGCGGCTCCACGATAGAGGATGACAATCTGAGCAGCGGCGTGGGGACCACAGCCAGCTCTAGCCAGCATGAGAACGATCTAAATGACGAGGACGAGGGCATCGATATGAGCAGCAGTACCAGCAAAAGTGCCAAGCAGGGCTCGGGACCATATATGTATGAGCTTTTTGCCATTATGATCCATTCGGGGAGTGCCTCGGGAGGTCATTACTATGCCTACATCAAGGACTTTGACAGCAACGAATGGTTCTGCTTCAACGATCAAAATGTGTCCTCA ATCACACAGGAAGATATACAACGCTCCTTTGGCGGACCAAATGGCAGCTACTACTCCAGCGCTTACACTTCTAGCACCAATGCCTACATGCTGATGTACCGACAGGTGGATGGCAAACGGAACGAGCACACCGCCAAAGCTGCAGACTTCCCCGAGCATATCAAGACGCTGCTGCCAAAGCTACATTCGGAGGAGGAAACGCGAGTAGCACGCATTGGACGGCACATCACTGTTACCGATCTGGCGCTGCCGGAGCTGTACAAGCCACGCGTCTACTTCTACAATCCCTCGCTCAAGAAGATGAAGATCACGCGGGTCTACCTGTCCCAGAGCTTTGACATCAATCTCGTGCTGACTTCCGCATACGAGATGTTGAATGTCGAACAATTTGCGCCCATTGCCCGCTGTCGCCTGGTGGCCTACAATTCGGCCATGGACACGATAATCCAATCGCTGGAGAGCTACACCGATCCGGCGCTGACAGAGCTGCGAGCCGCCCAAAACTACAATCTAGACTTCCTGCTGGAGTATCGGGCCGAGGATCAGACATTCGAGACGTACGAGCCAGACGGCATCACTTGGTATGTGTTTATGGTAGATCTATCGACGATGGCCATGGACGGTCCCTTCCTGGTTTACTCAGCAGCGCGGGAACGAGAGCCCAGTGACGTTCTGCGTCACTCCATTGCCGTGCGGCTGCACATCAACGAGCAGCAGTTCCTGCTTTCCACCGTACGCGGCGCTGTACCCAAGGCTTTTGTCGTATACGATCCCCATCCCACACCTGatgcgcagcagcagctccagaaTCTGGCCAACAGCCAATTCAAATATATCACATATTTCTATTTGAATGTCCCCAACACAGACGCCGCCAGTCTCGAGATGTTGGGCGTGCCAATTAGCGAGTGCCGCCTCGAG CCTCCTCCCAGCAGCGGTGCGGATGTTGTGGATGCCGCCATGATGAATGGCGTGGGTTCCGGGCAGGATTTATCCTGCAATGACTCTGAGTGGCGGCGTTACAAGCGGGATTTGCTGGAGCCGCTGAACCAGCCAAGCCATGGCCAAGAGTCCAATTCGGAGGACAGCAGCCTGAGCGATGGGGATCGCACTCTGGTGGAGGCCGAAAACATAACGAATCGCGGCGGTGGCGACAGTCAAGTGAGCTCCACCAGCCACTCACCGCAATTGTCTAGTCCCGAGGATGAGGCCGCCTCCCACGATGCCATGATGCGCGTGCACGCCTATTGCAATGGCAGCTACACGGCCGCAGACGCCGTGGAGCCCATCCTCCTGCCCACGAGCACAACGCACTTCTTTCATGCTTGCAAGGTAGAGTGCGTGGACGTGACTAGCAGCTCCAGTTCGAGCCATCAGTCCGACGACGAGGCACAGCTGAGGAAACCCACCCGCGCCTACAAACTGCTGGTAGGCACCCACATGCGGATGGCTGCCTTTAAGCAACACATCGAACAGCTGATCCAGGTGCCCAGCGCCTACTTCAAGCTGCAGAGGAAGCATGAAAACAACGTCTCTATCAGCCAAACCACCTCGCTGGTCTACCTCACCGAGGGCGAGACCCTGACCGTGGAGCTGGGCAAGACACTGCAGTCTGACGAGTACAAGGCGAAGATTCAGTTCTTGCGACTGGCCGACGTGGACAACGAAACCTCGCGACTGCCCTGCGCCTGTGAGTGGGTATATAATGGTAGCACCACAGTTGAGCAGGCCAAGCAGGAACTGGTGGCGAAGCTGCATCGCATGGATACCAAGTACTCCACCCTCACGGTAGACAATTGTCGCATGTGGTTGAAGGGCGGTCGCAGCTCCATCAAGATACTGGCAAACGATGAGCACCTGTTCAGCGACATAAGCTCTACAATCACCACGGAG TTTATTCTGCAAGAGTGCGAAGAGGGTGTCGATCCGCAGCCGAAGGATGATTCTCTTACCATATTCGTGAGGCGCTGGTGTCCGAGCAAGCTGGAGTTTGGCAAATTCCAGGAAATCACCTTGGAAA ACGACAGCGAGATAAGGCAATCGTTGTCGGAGATTAGCAGCATCGCAGTCGACAAATTGAGCTACATGAAG GTAAACAGTAACTTCCCCTGCACAAGCATATCAGCGCTCAGTGTAAACGAGTCCACCAGCTGGTACTCGGTGCCGACAACCAGGGACAAGTATCCGCTAAGTACCACACAGGCGGGCAGCATTTTCTTGTACAA AGATAAGAGCATACCCGTGCGAGAGCTGACACTGGAGGAGCGGCGCCAGATTGATGCGAGGGAGAAGGCTCGCCTGGATCGTCTGGGTTGTGTGACTACCACACGCTACTCGCAGCGCCGCGAGCGAGCGCTCAAGATCTACGTGGACTCGTCGGAGAAGGCAAACAACGCCACAGCCTCGGCACCCATGGATGCGCATGTTGATAATTAG
- the LOC108152179 gene encoding ubiquitin carboxyl-terminal hydrolase 47 isoform X2, with protein MTDKEIEQCTVSVFDQTPGSEEKKINVVVRPHFTVQRVIELIGTQFPCGKFELILQPHEGKDLVHLNALDTQLLYDVNGFERQQKNHLVLLPSGSWDGDVTKRFELPMKKAQVGVSPKDPTTKSSDQKSKTSATGEKKKKVGEKTKKKSSSGSSSPRKTKATSEDSASSPKAGANSEESPKAGGTAEEKPKPSSSSEKSPKTGGCSEDKPKAGSSSEDSIKASSNSEGKPRPGGSSEDRSKTIAEVNSEDAIDVRPEESSDVSPVHAKLVFKEKEKTTSDACYDLPMDELNKAVTHDLMSPVDDLPSELFNVSPVSDAEPLSDDDLALGASASPTLMGAGYDFGPAVGDGEGSVGEGDQAAGGEDAGEVSGLSKFYRRKYGGDELPSWQRMNSTAADLVASATTETEPRPTAGPKGYVGLVNQAMTCYLNSLLQALYMTPEFRNALYRWEFDNDNEAKNIPYQLQKLFLNLQTSPKSSVETTDLTRSFGWDSTEAWQQHDIQELCRVMFDALEQKFKNTKQANLISNLYEGKMNDYVKCLECNTEKTREDTFLDIPLPVRPFGSNSAYGSIEEALRAFVQPETLDGNNQYLCEKCKKKCDAHKGLHFKSFPYILTLHLKRFDFDYTSMNRIKLNDRVTFPQTLNLNTFVNRTANGEQYQMNGGTAAEDCSTADSGSTIEDDNLSSGVGTTASSSQHENDLNDEDEGIDMSSSTSKSAKQGSGPYMYELFAIMIHSGSASGGHYYAYIKDFDSNEWFCFNDQNVSSITQEDIQRSFGGPNGSYYSSAYTSSTNAYMLMYRQVDGKRNEHTAKAADFPEHIKTLLPKLHSEEETRVARIGRHITVTDLALPELYKPRVYFYNPSLKKMKITRVYLSQSFDINLVLTSAYEMLNVEQFAPIARCRLVAYNSAMDTIIQSLESYTDPALTELRAAQNYNLDFLLEYRAEDQTFETYEPDGITCSAGTRAQ; from the exons ATGACAGACAAGGAGATCGAGCAGTGCACCGTTTCTGTCTTCGACCAGACCCCAGGCTCGGAGGAAAAGAAGATCAATGTGGTGGTGCGGCCGCATTTTACAGTCCAGCGGGTCATAGAACTGATTGGCACCCAGTTTCCCTGCGGAAAGTTTGAGCTTATTCTACAGCCCCACGAGGGCAAGGATCTG GTCCACTTAAACGCATTGGACACTCAGCTGCTGTACGATGTGAACGGCTTTGAGCGACAGCAGAAGAATCATCTGGTACTGCTACCCTCCGGCAGCTGGGATGGTGATGTGACCAAGCGCTTCGAGCTGCCCATGAAGAAGGCTCAGGTGGGGGTCAGCCCCAAGGACCCAACCACCAAGTCCAGCGATCAGAAGTCCAAGACATCAGCCACTGGcgagaagaagaaaaaggtGGGCGAGAAGACAAAAAAGAAGTCATCATCGGGCTCATCGTCACCGAGAAAGACAAAGGCAACGAGCGAGGACTCTGCTTCCAGCCCTAAGGCAGGGGCAAACTCAGAAGAGAGTCCAAAGGCAGGCGGCACCGCAGAGGAGAAGCCAAAGCCCAGCAGCAGCTCAGAGAAAAGTCCAAAGACAGGAGGCTGCTCAGAGGACAAGCCAAAGGCCGGAAGCAGCTCAGAGGATAGTATAAAGGCAAGTAGCAACTCAGAGGGCAAGCCAAGGCCAGGGGGCAGCTCAGAGGACAGGTCAAAGACCATAGCTGAGGTCAATTCAGAGGACGCTATTGATGTCAGGCCAGAAGAAAGTTCTGACGTCAGTCCGGTCCATGCCAAACTAGTTttcaaggagaaggagaaaacTACTAGCGATGCCTGCTACGACCTGCCCATGGACGAGCTAAACAAGGCGGTGACACACGATCTGATGTCGCCCGTCGACGATCTGCCCTCGGAACTGTTCAACGTGAGTCCCGTCTCGGATGCAGAACCACTGTCGGACGATGACCTGGCCCTGGGCGCCTCGGCCAGTCCCACACTGATGGGAGCCGGCTATGACTTTGGACCAGCAGTCGGCGATGGTGAGGGGTCAGTCGGTGAGGGTGACCAGGCAGCCGGTGGCGAAGATGCAGGCGAAGTTTCGGGTCTGTCCAAGTTCTATCGACGCAAGTACGGCGGCGACGAGCTGCCCTCGTGGCAGCGCATGAACTCCACGGCGGCAGATCTAGTGGCATCGGCCACCACGGAGACTGAGCCTCGACCCACTGCTGGCCCCAAGGGATACGTGGGACTGGTGAATCAGGCCATGACCTGCTACCTGAACAGTCTGCTGCAGGCGCTCTACATGACGCCAGAGTTCAGGAACGCCCTGTACCGATGGGAGttcgacaacgacaacgaggCGAAAAACATCCCATATCAGCTGCAGAAGCTGTTCCTCAATCTCCAGACATCGCCCAAGTCCTCGGTGGAGACCACGGATCTGACGCGCAGCTTCGGCTGGGACTCGACGGAAGCCTGGCAACAGCACGACATCCAGGAGCTGTGCCGTGTCATGTTCGATGCATTGGAGCAAAAGTTCAAGAACACCAAGCAGGCGAATCTCATCTCGAACCTCTACGAGGGCAAGATGAACGACTACGTGAAATGTTTGGAGTGCAATACGGAGAAGACGCGCGAGGACACCTTCCTGGACATACCGCTGCCGGTGCGTCCGTTTGGCAGCAACTCTGCCTACGGCAGCATTGAGGAGGCCCTGCGCGCCTTCGTCCAGCCAGAAACGCTCGATGGGAACAATCAGTATCTCTGCGAGAAGTGCAAGAAGAAGTGCGATGCCCACAAGGGGCTGCACTTCAAGTCCTTCCCCTACATCCTGACACTGCACCTGAAACGCTTCGACTTTGACTACACGTCCATGAACCGCATCAAGCTGAACGACAG AGTGACCTTCCCGCAGACGCTCAACCTGAACACGTTTGTCAATCGCACTGCAAACGGCGAACAGTACCAAATGAACGGCGGAACAGCGGCGGAAGATTGCAGCACAGCGGATAGCGGCTCCACGATAGAGGATGACAATCTGAGCAGCGGCGTGGGGACCACAGCCAGCTCTAGCCAGCATGAGAACGATCTAAATGACGAGGACGAGGGCATCGATATGAGCAGCAGTACCAGCAAAAGTGCCAAGCAGGGCTCGGGACCATATATGTATGAGCTTTTTGCCATTATGATCCATTCGGGGAGTGCCTCGGGAGGTCATTACTATGCCTACATCAAGGACTTTGACAGCAACGAATGGTTCTGCTTCAACGATCAAAATGTGTCCTCA ATCACACAGGAAGATATACAACGCTCCTTTGGCGGACCAAATGGCAGCTACTACTCCAGCGCTTACACTTCTAGCACCAATGCCTACATGCTGATGTACCGACAGGTGGATGGCAAACGGAACGAGCACACCGCCAAAGCTGCAGACTTCCCCGAGCATATCAAGACGCTGCTGCCAAAGCTACATTCGGAGGAGGAAACGCGAGTAGCACGCATTGGACGGCACATCACTGTTACCGATCTGGCGCTGCCGGAGCTGTACAAGCCACGCGTCTACTTCTACAATCCCTCGCTCAAGAAGATGAAGATCACGCGGGTCTACCTGTCCCAGAGCTTTGACATCAATCTCGTGCTGACTTCCGCATACGAGATGTTGAATGTCGAACAATTTGCGCCCATTGCCCGCTGTCGCCTGGTGGCCTACAATTCGGCCATGGACACGATAATCCAATCGCTGGAGAGCTACACCGATCCGGCGCTGACAGAGCTGCGAGCCGCCCAAAACTACAATCTAGACTTCCTGCTGGAGTATCGGGCCGAGGATCAGACATTCGAGACGTACGAGCCAGACGGCATCACTTG CAGCGCGGGAACGAGAGCCCAGTGA
- the LOC108152179 gene encoding ubiquitin carboxyl-terminal hydrolase 47 isoform X3 — MTDKEIEQCTVSVFDQTPGSEEKKINVVVRPHFTVQRVIELIGTQFPCGKFELILQPHEGKDLVHLNALDTQLLYDVNGFERQQKNHLVLLPSGSWDGDVTKRFELPMKKAQVGVSPKDPTTKSSDQKSKTSATGEKKKKVGEKTKKKSSSGSSSPRKTKATSEDSASSPKAGANSEESPKAGGTAEEKPKPSSSSEKSPKTGGCSEDKPKAGSSSEDSIKASSNSEGKPRPGGSSEDRSKTIAEVNSEDAIDVRPEESSDVSPVHAKLVFKEKEKTTSDACYDLPMDELNKAVTHDLMSPVDDLPSELFNVSPVSDAEPLSDDDLALGASASPTLMGAGYDFGPAVGDGEGSVGEGDQAAGGEDAGEVSGLSKFYRRKYGGDELPSWQRMNSTAADLVASATTETEPRPTAGPKGYVGLVNQAMTCYLNSLLQALYMTPEFRNALYRWEFDNDNEAKNIPYQLQKLFLNLQTSPKSSVETTDLTRSFGWDSTEAWQQHDIQELCRVMFDALEQKFKNTKQANLISNLYEGKMNDYVKCLECNTEKTREDTFLDIPLPVRPFGSNSAYGSIEEALRAFVQPETLDGNNQYLCEKCKKKCDAHKGLHFKSFPYILTLHLKRFDFDYTSMNRIKLNDRVTFPQTLNLNTFVNRTANGEQYQMNGGTAAEDCSTADSGSTIEDDNLSSGVGTTASSSQHENDLNDEDEGIDMSSSTSKSAKQGSGPYMYELFAIMIHSGSASGGHYYAYIKDFDSNEWFCFNDQNVSSITQEDIQRSFGGPNGSYYSSAYTSSTNAYMLMYRQVDGKRNEHTAKAADFPEHIKTLLPKLHSEEETRVARIGRHITVTDLALPELYKPRVYFYNPSLKKMKITRVYLSQSFDINLVLTSAYEMLNVEQFAPIARCRLVAYNSAMDTIIQSLESYTDPALTELRAAQNYNLDFLLEYRAEDQTFETYEPDGITCAGTRAQ; from the exons ATGACAGACAAGGAGATCGAGCAGTGCACCGTTTCTGTCTTCGACCAGACCCCAGGCTCGGAGGAAAAGAAGATCAATGTGGTGGTGCGGCCGCATTTTACAGTCCAGCGGGTCATAGAACTGATTGGCACCCAGTTTCCCTGCGGAAAGTTTGAGCTTATTCTACAGCCCCACGAGGGCAAGGATCTG GTCCACTTAAACGCATTGGACACTCAGCTGCTGTACGATGTGAACGGCTTTGAGCGACAGCAGAAGAATCATCTGGTACTGCTACCCTCCGGCAGCTGGGATGGTGATGTGACCAAGCGCTTCGAGCTGCCCATGAAGAAGGCTCAGGTGGGGGTCAGCCCCAAGGACCCAACCACCAAGTCCAGCGATCAGAAGTCCAAGACATCAGCCACTGGcgagaagaagaaaaaggtGGGCGAGAAGACAAAAAAGAAGTCATCATCGGGCTCATCGTCACCGAGAAAGACAAAGGCAACGAGCGAGGACTCTGCTTCCAGCCCTAAGGCAGGGGCAAACTCAGAAGAGAGTCCAAAGGCAGGCGGCACCGCAGAGGAGAAGCCAAAGCCCAGCAGCAGCTCAGAGAAAAGTCCAAAGACAGGAGGCTGCTCAGAGGACAAGCCAAAGGCCGGAAGCAGCTCAGAGGATAGTATAAAGGCAAGTAGCAACTCAGAGGGCAAGCCAAGGCCAGGGGGCAGCTCAGAGGACAGGTCAAAGACCATAGCTGAGGTCAATTCAGAGGACGCTATTGATGTCAGGCCAGAAGAAAGTTCTGACGTCAGTCCGGTCCATGCCAAACTAGTTttcaaggagaaggagaaaacTACTAGCGATGCCTGCTACGACCTGCCCATGGACGAGCTAAACAAGGCGGTGACACACGATCTGATGTCGCCCGTCGACGATCTGCCCTCGGAACTGTTCAACGTGAGTCCCGTCTCGGATGCAGAACCACTGTCGGACGATGACCTGGCCCTGGGCGCCTCGGCCAGTCCCACACTGATGGGAGCCGGCTATGACTTTGGACCAGCAGTCGGCGATGGTGAGGGGTCAGTCGGTGAGGGTGACCAGGCAGCCGGTGGCGAAGATGCAGGCGAAGTTTCGGGTCTGTCCAAGTTCTATCGACGCAAGTACGGCGGCGACGAGCTGCCCTCGTGGCAGCGCATGAACTCCACGGCGGCAGATCTAGTGGCATCGGCCACCACGGAGACTGAGCCTCGACCCACTGCTGGCCCCAAGGGATACGTGGGACTGGTGAATCAGGCCATGACCTGCTACCTGAACAGTCTGCTGCAGGCGCTCTACATGACGCCAGAGTTCAGGAACGCCCTGTACCGATGGGAGttcgacaacgacaacgaggCGAAAAACATCCCATATCAGCTGCAGAAGCTGTTCCTCAATCTCCAGACATCGCCCAAGTCCTCGGTGGAGACCACGGATCTGACGCGCAGCTTCGGCTGGGACTCGACGGAAGCCTGGCAACAGCACGACATCCAGGAGCTGTGCCGTGTCATGTTCGATGCATTGGAGCAAAAGTTCAAGAACACCAAGCAGGCGAATCTCATCTCGAACCTCTACGAGGGCAAGATGAACGACTACGTGAAATGTTTGGAGTGCAATACGGAGAAGACGCGCGAGGACACCTTCCTGGACATACCGCTGCCGGTGCGTCCGTTTGGCAGCAACTCTGCCTACGGCAGCATTGAGGAGGCCCTGCGCGCCTTCGTCCAGCCAGAAACGCTCGATGGGAACAATCAGTATCTCTGCGAGAAGTGCAAGAAGAAGTGCGATGCCCACAAGGGGCTGCACTTCAAGTCCTTCCCCTACATCCTGACACTGCACCTGAAACGCTTCGACTTTGACTACACGTCCATGAACCGCATCAAGCTGAACGACAG AGTGACCTTCCCGCAGACGCTCAACCTGAACACGTTTGTCAATCGCACTGCAAACGGCGAACAGTACCAAATGAACGGCGGAACAGCGGCGGAAGATTGCAGCACAGCGGATAGCGGCTCCACGATAGAGGATGACAATCTGAGCAGCGGCGTGGGGACCACAGCCAGCTCTAGCCAGCATGAGAACGATCTAAATGACGAGGACGAGGGCATCGATATGAGCAGCAGTACCAGCAAAAGTGCCAAGCAGGGCTCGGGACCATATATGTATGAGCTTTTTGCCATTATGATCCATTCGGGGAGTGCCTCGGGAGGTCATTACTATGCCTACATCAAGGACTTTGACAGCAACGAATGGTTCTGCTTCAACGATCAAAATGTGTCCTCA ATCACACAGGAAGATATACAACGCTCCTTTGGCGGACCAAATGGCAGCTACTACTCCAGCGCTTACACTTCTAGCACCAATGCCTACATGCTGATGTACCGACAGGTGGATGGCAAACGGAACGAGCACACCGCCAAAGCTGCAGACTTCCCCGAGCATATCAAGACGCTGCTGCCAAAGCTACATTCGGAGGAGGAAACGCGAGTAGCACGCATTGGACGGCACATCACTGTTACCGATCTGGCGCTGCCGGAGCTGTACAAGCCACGCGTCTACTTCTACAATCCCTCGCTCAAGAAGATGAAGATCACGCGGGTCTACCTGTCCCAGAGCTTTGACATCAATCTCGTGCTGACTTCCGCATACGAGATGTTGAATGTCGAACAATTTGCGCCCATTGCCCGCTGTCGCCTGGTGGCCTACAATTCGGCCATGGACACGATAATCCAATCGCTGGAGAGCTACACCGATCCGGCGCTGACAGAGCTGCGAGCCGCCCAAAACTACAATCTAGACTTCCTGCTGGAGTATCGGGCCGAGGATCAGACATTCGAGACGTACGAGCCAGACGGCATCACTTG CGCGGGAACGAGAGCCCAGTGA